CGCTGGCGGTTCGACTCGGCTACCGATGGAGTCGCGCCGAGTACGTGGCCCTGCTCGGACTCGCCTACGTTACTCCCGTCTGGCTCTGGCTCGGCGAGGCTTTCGGTCCCGGCGTGTTGCTCCCGCTAGTTACGCTCCCTTACGCGGCCGTGATCGCCCGAACCGTCTGTACCCGAACCGACGGCGAGGCGCTCAACCCGGCCCTCGAGGGGACCGGCAAACTGCTCGCGATCTACGCGGCCCTGTTCGCTGCAGGGGTGGTGCTGTGAGCGGCGACTGCGACTACGCTCGAGACCTCGAACTCGAGTATCGGCCGTTCTCGCTCTCGCTTTCCAGCCCGCTCGAGACGGCCGATGGGACGATCGAGTCGCGGGACGGCTTTCTCGTCCGCATTCTGGACGCGACGCCCGGCGACGGCGACCCGGTGGTCGGCTACGGCGAGGCGACGCCGCTTCCCGGCTGGACGGAGTCCCGGGCGGACTGCGAGGCCGCGCTCGAACGGGCCAGCGACGCGATCCGAACCGATCCGGACGCCGCGCTCGAGGCGGTCGAAGGACAGGTCGCGGCCAGACACGCGATCACGCTCGCGCTCGCGGACCTGCAGGCGACCCGTGAGTCGACGCCGATGTATCGGTATATCGGCAAGGGGCCGATGGTCGGTCGGGTGCCGGTCAACGCGACGGTCGGCGACGGCTCTCCGACCGAAACCGCGAGCGAGGCGGCCGCCGCCGTCGGCCGCGGTTTCGATTGCTGTAAGCTGAAAGTCGGCCGCAGGGACCTCGAGACCGATATCGAGCGCGTGAGACGCACCCGCGAGGCAGTCGGCCCCGACGTCGAACTGCGGGTCGACGCGAACGAGGCCTGGACCTACGACGAGGCGACGACCGCGCTCGAGGCGTTCTCTGACCTCAAGGTATCGGTTCTCGAGCAACCGCTGCCGGCGGGGGCGCTCGAGGGCCACGCCGATCTCAGGCGACGGGCGGGCGACGACGGCGTCGCGATCGCGCTGGACGAAGGGCTGCTCGAACACGGCGTCGACGCGATTTGCGACGCAGAGGCGGCCGACGTGCTCGTGCTCAAGCCGATGGCGCTCGGCGGCGTCGACGTCGCTCGCAAGGTCGCGGCTTGGGTCGGGATGCTCGAGGTAACGCCCATCGTGACGACGACAATCGATGCGGTCGTCGCGAGGACCGGTGCAGTTCACCTCGCGGCGTCGATTCCGGACGTGCCGGCCTGTGGGGTGGCCACGGCGGAACTGCTGGCGGAGGACCTGGGCCGCGATCCCGTGCTCCTCGAGAAGGGATCGGCCGTCGTCCCGCAGGCGAAAGGGCTCGGCGTCGAGGGGGTGTGGCAGGAGTGACGGGCGCGCCGCTCGAGTGGCCCACCCGTGACCTGCTGTCCCACCGCGCCTCGACGACGCCGGACGCGACAGCCGTGATCGACGCCGACGGGGGCGAGTCGTGGACGTTCGGCGAGTTCGATCGGCGGGTCGATATCGTCGCGAAACGACTCGAGACGGTTCTCACCGATCCCGAGAGTGTTGCAGCCGATACCGAGCGACGACTCGGCGTCCTGATGGAGACCCGAGTCGCGTTCGCCGAGGTCTACCTCGCCGCGATGCGACGCGGGATTACGGTCGTACCGCTGAACGTTCGCGAGACGGTCCCCGAGCTCGAGTCGAAGGCTCGTCGAACCGATCTCGACGCGATCATCTGCGAGTCGGGGACGGAGGATCTCGCACTCGAGGTCGCGAACTGCCCGATCGTCTCCGTCGACGAACCCGGACCCGAACGCGACGGCGTTACCTCGCTCTCATCGCACCAGTCGACGGACGATACGAACCCGGATCCGGTCCCGCTCGAACGCGACCGAACGCACCTGCTCATGTTTACGTCGGGTACCTCGGGCACCCCGAAGGGCGTTCGGCTGACGGTCGGCAACCTCGTCGCGAGCGCGACCGCGTCAGCGTTCCGCCTCGGCGTCACGCCGGACGATCGGTGGCTCTGCTGTCTGCCGATGTATCATATGGGCGGGCTGGCCCCGGTCGTCCGCTCGATGCTGTACGGCACGCCCGTCGTGATCCAGCGGGAGTTCGATCCCGAGAAAACCGCTCGCGTAATAAGGAAGTACGATATTTCGGGCGTTTCGCTCGTCCCCACGATGTGCAAACGGCTGCTCGATGCGGGGTGGAATCCGCCCGACTCGTTGCGATTCGTTCTACTCGGCGGCGCGCCGGCCACGAACGAGTTCCTCGAGCGCTGTCGGGCGGCCGACGTGCCGGTCTACCCCACCTACGGGATGACCGAGACGGCCTCCCAGATCGCGACGGCGACTCCAGGGGAGACAGCGACTCACGAGGGGACGGTCGGCCAGCCGCTCGTCTGTACGGATGTGACGGTCGTCGACGAGAACGGGGAGCGGGTTCCGGCCGGCGAGACCGGCGAACTGGTCGTCTCCGGGCCGACGGTGACGCCGGGATACCTTTCGGACGAGCAGACGGAAGCGGCGTTCGGCGAGTACGGACTACACACCGGCGATATCGGGTACAAAGACGCGAACGGACGGCTGTGGGTACTCAATCGGCGCAGCGACCGCATCGTCACCGGCGGCGAGAACGTCGATCCCGGCGCGGTGCTCGAGGCGCTGCGGTCGTCTCCGCAGGTCGAGGACGCCGCCGTCGTCGGCCTCGAGGACCCTGAGTGGGGCGAGCGCGTCGCGGCGCTCGTCGTGCCCGCAGACGGCGGCCGTGAGTCAGCCGGCCCGGGGACGATCGACCTCGAGTCGCTGCTCGCCCACTCCGAGACGCGCCTCGCCCGGTTCAAACGACCGAAGACGATCGCCGTCGCCGACTCGCTCCCGCGGACGGCGTCAGGAACCGTCGATCGCGACGCGGTTCGAGCGCAGTTGCTCGAGTCGGGGACGGACGTTTCAGACCTCTCCTGAGCGGGTGTCGGCGACTGTAGCCGCCGGAACCGAAGTTAAGACGCTCGCGTTGCAACTAGTGATCGTGTGTACACTCACCCTCGCCTGGCAGGTCTTCGACGACGCGCCGGTCGCGGTCGCCGCAAACAGGGACGAAGCACTCGATCGAGAGGCTCTTCCTCCCGATATCTACCGCGAGGAGCCGTCGATCGTCGCCCCGCGGGACGCCGAAGCCGGGGGCACCTGGATCGGCTACAACGAACACGGGGTCTTCGTCGGGATTACGAACCGGTGGACCGACGCTGAGCTCGCCGCCGAGCGATCGCGCGGGCTCCTCGTCGCCGACGTTCTCGAGGCCGAAACCGCGGCGGACGCGGAGTCGATCGTCGAGGACGCCGTTCGAACCGACGAATACGACGGATTCTACCTCGTGCTCGCCGACGCCTCGACCGCTTGCTGTTACCGGTGGGACGGAACGCTTTCGTACACGTCGTTCGACCCCGGCGTCCACGTCGTGGTCAACGTCGCCGTGGATGACACGGTCGATATTCCGTCGGTCCGTCCCGACGTGGCCCGCGAGCAGGCCGCCAATGCCCGCGCGGTTCGCGAGGCGCTGTCCGATCCGGATGACGGGTCGGTCGCGGACTGGCTCGAGCGCGCCGGGGACGTGCTCGGCGATCACGAGTACGGCGTCTGCGTCCACGAGAACGGATACGGGACGCGATCCTCGTCGCTGATCGCACTCGGAAACGGTCCGACGCGGCACGCGTTCGCGTCGGGGCCGCCCTGTCGAATACCGTTCGAACCGGTCGTCCTCGAGGCCCCCGGCAGCGCGGAGACGGTCGGAATCAGCGGCGAGTGCGACGCCGAAGGGCACATTTAAGCGCCTCGCTCTATCTCATACGTACATGGACGCACTTCAGTCCCGAGCGACGAGCACGGAGCGGTGGTCACCGTGAGCGTGTCTGCAATCGAAGCCGAGCTCTCCGAGGACGAGCGCGCCGGTCTCGAACTCGTCCGCCAAACGGGCGGGATCCACCAGAGCGACTTCTGGAAGGAGCTGGACGTCTCCTCACGGAAGGGAAGCCGGATCGTCGAGTCGCTCGTCGAGAAGGAACTGGTCGACCGAGAGGAGACGGTCTACGCCGGACACAACACCTACTACATCTCGCCGACGGCTCGAGACCTCGATTTCACGCTGCTGATGGCCGGCGACATGTTATCGCCGTTTATCGGCGAGGAAGAGGTCGATCCCAACAGCGACGCCTTCTCGCAGTGGATCATGAACCTCGCGTACGAAGAGTAGTTCGGCAGTCGGTTTTTCGGCCGTCGTTCGGTTAGCGAATCACCCCGTTTCTCGAGTGCCCCTCCCACGAGAGTTGTCGGTGAATCGGACGGCTGCAATTTTTATTTCCCCGAAAAAGCTACACGCTCGAGAGACGGACAGAACAACAGAGTGTTTGTCAGATAGCACTGAGATTCATCGAGTCGTGCTGAATACAAAGCGCGACTGTTGCACGATATCTGGCTCTATTTGCGAAGGTAGTAATCGTTCAGTACGGGCGGGTGAATTATCAATTGGCTTTTGATCGTCTCGAATACCAAACGATAGTTCCAATGATGTACCCAACCGTTCCAATGAAGATTGCAAACAGGAAGCCAGATTTAACGCCGCGTTCGATCCCACCGATTAATTCCGCATGTGCAGAACTATACGCGTATCCCAACACTCGAGGGTACGAATACCGAGAGGCTGTTCCCCAGTCACCGGTGTGATAGCCTACAAGCGGGGGGAAAACGTACCACCAGAGGGAGAAAAGCCACAGCGCACCGATAGTCGGTACGAGACCCGCCCTCACTACTC
Above is a window of Natronorubrum tibetense GA33 DNA encoding:
- a CDS encoding helix-turn-helix transcriptional regulator, which translates into the protein MSVSAIEAELSEDERAGLELVRQTGGIHQSDFWKELDVSSRKGSRIVESLVEKELVDREETVYAGHNTYYISPTARDLDFTLLMAGDMLSPFIGEEEVDPNSDAFSQWIMNLAYEE
- a CDS encoding mandelate racemase/muconate lactonizing enzyme family protein, which encodes MSGDCDYARDLELEYRPFSLSLSSPLETADGTIESRDGFLVRILDATPGDGDPVVGYGEATPLPGWTESRADCEAALERASDAIRTDPDAALEAVEGQVAARHAITLALADLQATRESTPMYRYIGKGPMVGRVPVNATVGDGSPTETASEAAAAVGRGFDCCKLKVGRRDLETDIERVRRTREAVGPDVELRVDANEAWTYDEATTALEAFSDLKVSVLEQPLPAGALEGHADLRRRAGDDGVAIALDEGLLEHGVDAICDAEAADVLVLKPMALGGVDVARKVAAWVGMLEVTPIVTTTIDAVVARTGAVHLAASIPDVPACGVATAELLAEDLGRDPVLLEKGSAVVPQAKGLGVEGVWQE
- a CDS encoding NRDE family protein, whose product is MCTLTLAWQVFDDAPVAVAANRDEALDREALPPDIYREEPSIVAPRDAEAGGTWIGYNEHGVFVGITNRWTDAELAAERSRGLLVADVLEAETAADAESIVEDAVRTDEYDGFYLVLADASTACCYRWDGTLSYTSFDPGVHVVVNVAVDDTVDIPSVRPDVAREQAANARAVREALSDPDDGSVADWLERAGDVLGDHEYGVCVHENGYGTRSSSLIALGNGPTRHAFASGPPCRIPFEPVVLEAPGSAETVGISGECDAEGHI
- a CDS encoding class I adenylate-forming enzyme family protein → MTGAPLEWPTRDLLSHRASTTPDATAVIDADGGESWTFGEFDRRVDIVAKRLETVLTDPESVAADTERRLGVLMETRVAFAEVYLAAMRRGITVVPLNVRETVPELESKARRTDLDAIICESGTEDLALEVANCPIVSVDEPGPERDGVTSLSSHQSTDDTNPDPVPLERDRTHLLMFTSGTSGTPKGVRLTVGNLVASATASAFRLGVTPDDRWLCCLPMYHMGGLAPVVRSMLYGTPVVIQREFDPEKTARVIRKYDISGVSLVPTMCKRLLDAGWNPPDSLRFVLLGGAPATNEFLERCRAADVPVYPTYGMTETASQIATATPGETATHEGTVGQPLVCTDVTVVDENGERVPAGETGELVVSGPTVTPGYLSDEQTEAAFGEYGLHTGDIGYKDANGRLWVLNRRSDRIVTGGENVDPGAVLEALRSSPQVEDAAVVGLEDPEWGERVAALVVPADGGRESAGPGTIDLESLLAHSETRLARFKRPKTIAVADSLPRTASGTVDRDAVRAQLLESGTDVSDLS